A genomic segment from Tachysurus fulvidraco isolate hzauxx_2018 chromosome 21, HZAU_PFXX_2.0, whole genome shotgun sequence encodes:
- the dub gene encoding duboraya isoform X2, translating into MSATTHTCARTHTQTSGSRLSVAELAGRFSCQAPLCPEDEVNKPVRRRPRTLPIPASNDVGQGQDEKAEVGSHLPRKNRNSALIEKLQASLSPTSLLPSPLSPGAGKPQLPFFPPQSPCSPVSPTSVSKQKEFEIPASFEAPAESLILPSINKGRARHSIKRRPPSRRLRKSSGDDGGTEEDNATSPTTPDGKENDVFEKKEESEGADPVSATSEQQQDEAHHEVSSDSEQQLVASTGAEESRECVMLAEKEETVEEEKKSDQNELDSRKEEATKQEPDEETAVEAEKEPATATDEEKKEQELKQEDDAEECKLSKQ; encoded by the exons ATGTctgcaacaacacacacatgcgcacgcacacacacacaaaccagt GGGTCGAGACTCTCTGTGGCTGAACTGGCTGGAAGGTTCTCATGCCAGGCTCCCCTTTGTCCAGAAGATGAAGTG AACAAGCCGGTACGGAGGAGACCACGCACACTGCCAATTCCTGCCAGTAATGATGTGGGTCAGGGGCAGGACGAG aaaGCAGAAGTTGGTTCCCACCTGCCGAGAAAGAATCGAAACTCTGCCCTCATTGAGAAACTACAG GCATCTCTTTCACCAACGTCCCTCCTGCCTTCCCCATTGAGTCCAGGAGCTGGAAAACCGCAGCTGCCATTTTTTCCACCTCAGTCACCCTGTAGCCCAGTCAGCCCAACCTCAGTATCCAAACAAAAAGAGTTTGAGATTCCGGCTAGCTTTGAGGCCCCTGCAGAAAGCCTTATTCTTCCAAGCATCAACAAG GGTCGTGCTCGTCATTCTATCAAACGACGTCCTCCATCTCGCCGTCTCAGGAAGTCCAGTGGGGACGATGGTGGGACTGAAGAGGACAATGCCACCTCACCGACGACTCCAGATGGAAAGGAGAACGACGTGTtcgaaaagaaagaagagagcgAAGGTGCCGACCCGGTATCTGCTACATCTGAGCAACAGCAAGATGAAGCACACCATGAAGTTTCATCAGATTCAGAGCAGCAGCTCGTAGCTTCAACCGGGGCAGAAGAGAGCAGGGAGTGTGTCATGTTGGCTGAGAAAGAGGAGACAgtagaagaggagaagaagtcTGACCAGAATGAGTTAGATAGCAGGAAAGAAGAGGCCACAAAACAAGAGCCTGATGAGGAGACAGCTGTGGAGGCAGAGAAGGAGCCAGCAACAGCAACAgatgaggagaaaaaagaacaggAATTGAAACAAGAGGATGATGCAGAG GAATGTAAACTCTCTAAGCAATGA
- the dub gene encoding duboraya isoform X1 — protein sequence MSATTHTCARTHTQTSKGSRLSVAELAGRFSCQAPLCPEDEVNKPVRRRPRTLPIPASNDVGQGQDEKAEVGSHLPRKNRNSALIEKLQASLSPTSLLPSPLSPGAGKPQLPFFPPQSPCSPVSPTSVSKQKEFEIPASFEAPAESLILPSINKGRARHSIKRRPPSRRLRKSSGDDGGTEEDNATSPTTPDGKENDVFEKKEESEGADPVSATSEQQQDEAHHEVSSDSEQQLVASTGAEESRECVMLAEKEETVEEEKKSDQNELDSRKEEATKQEPDEETAVEAEKEPATATDEEKKEQELKQEDDAEECKLSKQ from the exons ATGTctgcaacaacacacacatgcgcacgcacacacacacaaaccagt AAGGGGTCGAGACTCTCTGTGGCTGAACTGGCTGGAAGGTTCTCATGCCAGGCTCCCCTTTGTCCAGAAGATGAAGTG AACAAGCCGGTACGGAGGAGACCACGCACACTGCCAATTCCTGCCAGTAATGATGTGGGTCAGGGGCAGGACGAG aaaGCAGAAGTTGGTTCCCACCTGCCGAGAAAGAATCGAAACTCTGCCCTCATTGAGAAACTACAG GCATCTCTTTCACCAACGTCCCTCCTGCCTTCCCCATTGAGTCCAGGAGCTGGAAAACCGCAGCTGCCATTTTTTCCACCTCAGTCACCCTGTAGCCCAGTCAGCCCAACCTCAGTATCCAAACAAAAAGAGTTTGAGATTCCGGCTAGCTTTGAGGCCCCTGCAGAAAGCCTTATTCTTCCAAGCATCAACAAG GGTCGTGCTCGTCATTCTATCAAACGACGTCCTCCATCTCGCCGTCTCAGGAAGTCCAGTGGGGACGATGGTGGGACTGAAGAGGACAATGCCACCTCACCGACGACTCCAGATGGAAAGGAGAACGACGTGTtcgaaaagaaagaagagagcgAAGGTGCCGACCCGGTATCTGCTACATCTGAGCAACAGCAAGATGAAGCACACCATGAAGTTTCATCAGATTCAGAGCAGCAGCTCGTAGCTTCAACCGGGGCAGAAGAGAGCAGGGAGTGTGTCATGTTGGCTGAGAAAGAGGAGACAgtagaagaggagaagaagtcTGACCAGAATGAGTTAGATAGCAGGAAAGAAGAGGCCACAAAACAAGAGCCTGATGAGGAGACAGCTGTGGAGGCAGAGAAGGAGCCAGCAACAGCAACAgatgaggagaaaaaagaacaggAATTGAAACAAGAGGATGATGCAGAG GAATGTAAACTCTCTAAGCAATGA
- the alg8 gene encoding probable dolichyl pyrophosphate Glc1Man9GlcNAc2 alpha-1,3-glucosyltransferase isoform X1, translating into MAASTSQSWSWFVALALGVSFLKCLLINAYHSTDFEVHRNWLAITHSLPVSKWYYEATSEWTLDYPPLFAWFEFGLSHVGKYFDAKMLVVENLNYSSPATVLFQRLSVIITDVVFIYAARECCKCLREDKGKDLLAKPSFILATLLLWNCGLLIVDHIHFQYNGFLFGILLLSVARHLQNRHYEGALLFAILLNLKHIYLYMAPAYGIFLLRCFCFTQSNTDGSVRWRSFSLFRLVALGFIVLSTFAVSFGPFIVLGQMQQVLSRLFPFKRGLCHAYWAPNIWALYNIADKALSVLGVKFKLLDQNKLPKASMTGGLVQEFQHSVLPPVSPLVTLACTLLSILPVLFITWRRPNGARGFLRCVIVCALGSFMFGWHVHEKAILMAILPLSLLAVESKEDARTFLILSTTGHFSLFPLLFTAPELPIKILFMLMFTVFSFTSFKKLFSKAGWLVNSVEAVYLLGLVPLELICEIVYPLTSWQQTLPFIPLLLTSVYCALGVVYCFIRLYLSVFTVPFSKVKAQ; encoded by the exons ATGGCGGCGTCCACAAGCCAGAGTTGGAGCTGGTTTGTCGCTTTGGCTCTTGGAGTTTCTTTTCTGAAATGTCTGCTCATAAATGCATA TCACTCTACAGATTTTGAAGTCCACCGGAACTGGCTTGCTATCACTCACTCTCTGCCTGTGTCAAAGTGGTATTATGAG GCTACATCAGAGTGGACACTGGATTATCCTCCCCTGTTTGCatggtttgagtttggactgtCGCACGTCGGCAAATACTTTGATGCGAAGATGCTGGTTGTTGAGAACCTTAATTACTCCAGTCCTGCTACAGTGCTGTTCCAGAGACTTTCTGTCATTATAACTGATGTGGTCTTCATTTATGCAGCTAGAGA atgttgtaaatgtttacgGGAAGACAAAGGAAAGGATCTGCTGGCAAAGCCGTCTTTCATCCTGGCCACACTGCTGCTGTGGAACTGTGGACTTCTCATCGTTGATC ATATTCATTTCCAGTACAATGGCTTCCTCTTTGGAATTCTTCTGCTATCAGTTGCACGACATCTTCAG AACAGACACTATGAGGGAGCCCTACTGTTTGCCATCCTCTTAAATCTGAAGCACATATACCTGTACATGGCTCCTGCTTACGGAATCTTCCTGCTCAGGTGTTTCTGCttcacacagagtaacacag ATGGCTCAGTGAGGTGGAGGAGTTTCAGCCTTTTTCGCCTAGTAGCTCTAGGATTTATTGTTCTGTCCACCTTTGCTGTGTCTTTTGGACCCTTTATTGTCCTG GGTCAAATGCAACAAGTCCTTTCCAGACTCTTCCCTTTCAAGCGTGGGTTATGTCACGCCTACTGGGCCCCTAATATCTGGGCGCTATACAACATTGCAGACAAAGCTCTATCTGTCCTGG GTGTGAAATTCAAACTGCTTGACCAGAACAAACTTCCCAAAGCCTCGATGACCGGAGGTTTGGTTCAGGAATTTCAACACTCTGTTCTTCCCCCCGTGTCTCCTCTAGTGACGCTCGCTTGTACTTTACTATCAATCCTG CCTGTCCTGTTCATTACATGGCGAAGGCCTAACGGAGCCCGAGGTTTTCTGCGCTGCGTCATTGTTTGTGCCCTGGGATCTTTCATGTTTGGTTGGCATGTCCATGAGAAAGCCATTTTAATGGCAATACTTCCTCTAAG CTTGCTAGCGGTAGAGAGTAAGGAAGATGCTCGAACCTTTCTGATCCTCAGCACAACAGGCCATTTCTCCCTCTTTCCGCTCCTCTTTACAGCCCCAG AGCTCCCTATCAAAATTCTCTTTATGCTGATGTTTACAGTCTTCAGTTTTACCTCATTCAAGAAGCTTTTCAG TAAAGCAGGCTGGTTGGTGAACTCAGTGGAAGCTGTGTATCTCCTGGGCCTGGTTCCTCTGGAGCTCATCTGTGAGATTGTTTACCCACTGACCAGCTGGCAGCAGACGCTTCCCTTCATCCCTTTGCTTCTCACCTCTGTCTACTGTGCACTGGGTGTGGTTTACTGCTTCATCAGACTCTACTTATCAGTGTTCACTGTTCCATTTAGCAAAGTGAAAGCCcagtaa
- the dub gene encoding duboraya isoform X4 translates to MAGSRLSVAELAGRFSCQAPLCPEDEVNKPVRRRPRTLPIPASNDVGQGQDEKAEVGSHLPRKNRNSALIEKLQASLSPTSLLPSPLSPGAGKPQLPFFPPQSPCSPVSPTSVSKQKEFEIPASFEAPAESLILPSINKGRARHSIKRRPPSRRLRKSSGDDGGTEEDNATSPTTPDGKENDVFEKKEESEGADPVSATSEQQQDEAHHEVSSDSEQQLVASTGAEESRECVMLAEKEETVEEEKKSDQNELDSRKEEATKQEPDEETAVEAEKEPATATDEEKKEQELKQEDDAEECKLSKQ, encoded by the exons GGGTCGAGACTCTCTGTGGCTGAACTGGCTGGAAGGTTCTCATGCCAGGCTCCCCTTTGTCCAGAAGATGAAGTG AACAAGCCGGTACGGAGGAGACCACGCACACTGCCAATTCCTGCCAGTAATGATGTGGGTCAGGGGCAGGACGAG aaaGCAGAAGTTGGTTCCCACCTGCCGAGAAAGAATCGAAACTCTGCCCTCATTGAGAAACTACAG GCATCTCTTTCACCAACGTCCCTCCTGCCTTCCCCATTGAGTCCAGGAGCTGGAAAACCGCAGCTGCCATTTTTTCCACCTCAGTCACCCTGTAGCCCAGTCAGCCCAACCTCAGTATCCAAACAAAAAGAGTTTGAGATTCCGGCTAGCTTTGAGGCCCCTGCAGAAAGCCTTATTCTTCCAAGCATCAACAAG GGTCGTGCTCGTCATTCTATCAAACGACGTCCTCCATCTCGCCGTCTCAGGAAGTCCAGTGGGGACGATGGTGGGACTGAAGAGGACAATGCCACCTCACCGACGACTCCAGATGGAAAGGAGAACGACGTGTtcgaaaagaaagaagagagcgAAGGTGCCGACCCGGTATCTGCTACATCTGAGCAACAGCAAGATGAAGCACACCATGAAGTTTCATCAGATTCAGAGCAGCAGCTCGTAGCTTCAACCGGGGCAGAAGAGAGCAGGGAGTGTGTCATGTTGGCTGAGAAAGAGGAGACAgtagaagaggagaagaagtcTGACCAGAATGAGTTAGATAGCAGGAAAGAAGAGGCCACAAAACAAGAGCCTGATGAGGAGACAGCTGTGGAGGCAGAGAAGGAGCCAGCAACAGCAACAgatgaggagaaaaaagaacaggAATTGAAACAAGAGGATGATGCAGAG GAATGTAAACTCTCTAAGCAATGA
- the dub gene encoding duboraya isoform X3 — translation MAKGSRLSVAELAGRFSCQAPLCPEDEVNKPVRRRPRTLPIPASNDVGQGQDEKAEVGSHLPRKNRNSALIEKLQASLSPTSLLPSPLSPGAGKPQLPFFPPQSPCSPVSPTSVSKQKEFEIPASFEAPAESLILPSINKGRARHSIKRRPPSRRLRKSSGDDGGTEEDNATSPTTPDGKENDVFEKKEESEGADPVSATSEQQQDEAHHEVSSDSEQQLVASTGAEESRECVMLAEKEETVEEEKKSDQNELDSRKEEATKQEPDEETAVEAEKEPATATDEEKKEQELKQEDDAEECKLSKQ, via the exons AAGGGGTCGAGACTCTCTGTGGCTGAACTGGCTGGAAGGTTCTCATGCCAGGCTCCCCTTTGTCCAGAAGATGAAGTG AACAAGCCGGTACGGAGGAGACCACGCACACTGCCAATTCCTGCCAGTAATGATGTGGGTCAGGGGCAGGACGAG aaaGCAGAAGTTGGTTCCCACCTGCCGAGAAAGAATCGAAACTCTGCCCTCATTGAGAAACTACAG GCATCTCTTTCACCAACGTCCCTCCTGCCTTCCCCATTGAGTCCAGGAGCTGGAAAACCGCAGCTGCCATTTTTTCCACCTCAGTCACCCTGTAGCCCAGTCAGCCCAACCTCAGTATCCAAACAAAAAGAGTTTGAGATTCCGGCTAGCTTTGAGGCCCCTGCAGAAAGCCTTATTCTTCCAAGCATCAACAAG GGTCGTGCTCGTCATTCTATCAAACGACGTCCTCCATCTCGCCGTCTCAGGAAGTCCAGTGGGGACGATGGTGGGACTGAAGAGGACAATGCCACCTCACCGACGACTCCAGATGGAAAGGAGAACGACGTGTtcgaaaagaaagaagagagcgAAGGTGCCGACCCGGTATCTGCTACATCTGAGCAACAGCAAGATGAAGCACACCATGAAGTTTCATCAGATTCAGAGCAGCAGCTCGTAGCTTCAACCGGGGCAGAAGAGAGCAGGGAGTGTGTCATGTTGGCTGAGAAAGAGGAGACAgtagaagaggagaagaagtcTGACCAGAATGAGTTAGATAGCAGGAAAGAAGAGGCCACAAAACAAGAGCCTGATGAGGAGACAGCTGTGGAGGCAGAGAAGGAGCCAGCAACAGCAACAgatgaggagaaaaaagaacaggAATTGAAACAAGAGGATGATGCAGAG GAATGTAAACTCTCTAAGCAATGA
- the dub gene encoding duboraya isoform X5 translates to MANKPVRRRPRTLPIPASNDVGQGQDEKAEVGSHLPRKNRNSALIEKLQASLSPTSLLPSPLSPGAGKPQLPFFPPQSPCSPVSPTSVSKQKEFEIPASFEAPAESLILPSINKGRARHSIKRRPPSRRLRKSSGDDGGTEEDNATSPTTPDGKENDVFEKKEESEGADPVSATSEQQQDEAHHEVSSDSEQQLVASTGAEESRECVMLAEKEETVEEEKKSDQNELDSRKEEATKQEPDEETAVEAEKEPATATDEEKKEQELKQEDDAEECKLSKQ, encoded by the exons AACAAGCCGGTACGGAGGAGACCACGCACACTGCCAATTCCTGCCAGTAATGATGTGGGTCAGGGGCAGGACGAG aaaGCAGAAGTTGGTTCCCACCTGCCGAGAAAGAATCGAAACTCTGCCCTCATTGAGAAACTACAG GCATCTCTTTCACCAACGTCCCTCCTGCCTTCCCCATTGAGTCCAGGAGCTGGAAAACCGCAGCTGCCATTTTTTCCACCTCAGTCACCCTGTAGCCCAGTCAGCCCAACCTCAGTATCCAAACAAAAAGAGTTTGAGATTCCGGCTAGCTTTGAGGCCCCTGCAGAAAGCCTTATTCTTCCAAGCATCAACAAG GGTCGTGCTCGTCATTCTATCAAACGACGTCCTCCATCTCGCCGTCTCAGGAAGTCCAGTGGGGACGATGGTGGGACTGAAGAGGACAATGCCACCTCACCGACGACTCCAGATGGAAAGGAGAACGACGTGTtcgaaaagaaagaagagagcgAAGGTGCCGACCCGGTATCTGCTACATCTGAGCAACAGCAAGATGAAGCACACCATGAAGTTTCATCAGATTCAGAGCAGCAGCTCGTAGCTTCAACCGGGGCAGAAGAGAGCAGGGAGTGTGTCATGTTGGCTGAGAAAGAGGAGACAgtagaagaggagaagaagtcTGACCAGAATGAGTTAGATAGCAGGAAAGAAGAGGCCACAAAACAAGAGCCTGATGAGGAGACAGCTGTGGAGGCAGAGAAGGAGCCAGCAACAGCAACAgatgaggagaaaaaagaacaggAATTGAAACAAGAGGATGATGCAGAG GAATGTAAACTCTCTAAGCAATGA
- the guca1d gene encoding guanylate cyclase activator 1d, translated as MGNNHATLDDILAEDMHHWYNKFMRESPSGLITLFELKSILGLQGMPEDANSYVEQVFHTFDMDGDGYIDFVEYIAAISLMLKGEINQKLKWYFKLFDQDGNGKIDKEELETIFTAIQDITRNRSIVPEEIVALIYETIDVNGEGELTLEEFIEGARGQPDIMEMLKKIMDLTPVLEIIVEGRQKPCNGEQGQIRT; from the exons ATGGGCAACAATCACGCCACCCTGGATGACATCCTGGCCGAGGACATGCACCACTGGTACAACAAGTTCATGAGGGAGTCTCCATCAGGCCTGATCACACTATTTGAGCTGAAGTCTATCCTTGGGCTGCAGGGGATGCCTGAGGATGCTAACAGCTATGTGGAACAGGTCTTCCACACGTTTGACATGGATGGG GATGGATACATAGACTTTGTGGAATACATCGCTGCAATCAGTCTGATGCTTAAAGGTGAAATCAACCAGAAATTAAAGTGGTATTTTAAACTGTTCGACCAGGATGGCAATGGAAAAATCGACAAAGAAGAACTGGAGACAATATTTACG GCCATACAGGACATCACACGAAATCGGAGCATTGTTCCAGAAGAGATAGTAGCACTTATATATGAAACAATTGATGTCAATGGAGAAG GTGAATTAACACTTGAAGAATTCATTGAAGGTGCCAGGGGACAACCAGATATAATGGAGATGCTAAAGAAAATTATGGACCTGACTCCAGTGCTAGAGATTATTGTTGAAGGACGACAGAAACCATGCAACGGCGAACAAGGCCAGATAAGGACATAA
- the alg8 gene encoding probable dolichyl pyrophosphate Glc1Man9GlcNAc2 alpha-1,3-glucosyltransferase isoform X2 yields the protein MLVVENLNYSSPATVLFQRLSVIITDVVFIYAARECCKCLREDKGKDLLAKPSFILATLLLWNCGLLIVDHIHFQYNGFLFGILLLSVARHLQNRHYEGALLFAILLNLKHIYLYMAPAYGIFLLRCFCFTQSNTDGSVRWRSFSLFRLVALGFIVLSTFAVSFGPFIVLGQMQQVLSRLFPFKRGLCHAYWAPNIWALYNIADKALSVLGVKFKLLDQNKLPKASMTGGLVQEFQHSVLPPVSPLVTLACTLLSILPVLFITWRRPNGARGFLRCVIVCALGSFMFGWHVHEKAILMAILPLSLLAVESKEDARTFLILSTTGHFSLFPLLFTAPELPIKILFMLMFTVFSFTSFKKLFSKAGWLVNSVEAVYLLGLVPLELICEIVYPLTSWQQTLPFIPLLLTSVYCALGVVYCFIRLYLSVFTVPFSKVKAQ from the exons ATGCTGGTTGTTGAGAACCTTAATTACTCCAGTCCTGCTACAGTGCTGTTCCAGAGACTTTCTGTCATTATAACTGATGTGGTCTTCATTTATGCAGCTAGAGA atgttgtaaatgtttacgGGAAGACAAAGGAAAGGATCTGCTGGCAAAGCCGTCTTTCATCCTGGCCACACTGCTGCTGTGGAACTGTGGACTTCTCATCGTTGATC ATATTCATTTCCAGTACAATGGCTTCCTCTTTGGAATTCTTCTGCTATCAGTTGCACGACATCTTCAG AACAGACACTATGAGGGAGCCCTACTGTTTGCCATCCTCTTAAATCTGAAGCACATATACCTGTACATGGCTCCTGCTTACGGAATCTTCCTGCTCAGGTGTTTCTGCttcacacagagtaacacag ATGGCTCAGTGAGGTGGAGGAGTTTCAGCCTTTTTCGCCTAGTAGCTCTAGGATTTATTGTTCTGTCCACCTTTGCTGTGTCTTTTGGACCCTTTATTGTCCTG GGTCAAATGCAACAAGTCCTTTCCAGACTCTTCCCTTTCAAGCGTGGGTTATGTCACGCCTACTGGGCCCCTAATATCTGGGCGCTATACAACATTGCAGACAAAGCTCTATCTGTCCTGG GTGTGAAATTCAAACTGCTTGACCAGAACAAACTTCCCAAAGCCTCGATGACCGGAGGTTTGGTTCAGGAATTTCAACACTCTGTTCTTCCCCCCGTGTCTCCTCTAGTGACGCTCGCTTGTACTTTACTATCAATCCTG CCTGTCCTGTTCATTACATGGCGAAGGCCTAACGGAGCCCGAGGTTTTCTGCGCTGCGTCATTGTTTGTGCCCTGGGATCTTTCATGTTTGGTTGGCATGTCCATGAGAAAGCCATTTTAATGGCAATACTTCCTCTAAG CTTGCTAGCGGTAGAGAGTAAGGAAGATGCTCGAACCTTTCTGATCCTCAGCACAACAGGCCATTTCTCCCTCTTTCCGCTCCTCTTTACAGCCCCAG AGCTCCCTATCAAAATTCTCTTTATGCTGATGTTTACAGTCTTCAGTTTTACCTCATTCAAGAAGCTTTTCAG TAAAGCAGGCTGGTTGGTGAACTCAGTGGAAGCTGTGTATCTCCTGGGCCTGGTTCCTCTGGAGCTCATCTGTGAGATTGTTTACCCACTGACCAGCTGGCAGCAGACGCTTCCCTTCATCCCTTTGCTTCTCACCTCTGTCTACTGTGCACTGGGTGTGGTTTACTGCTTCATCAGACTCTACTTATCAGTGTTCACTGTTCCATTTAGCAAAGTGAAAGCCcagtaa